AAGGATACGACCAGTCTCTCCAAAGAGATAAGAAAAGACCCAAGAGAAAAATTGACCAAGGATTCCGCCGCTATCTCCTACATGGCCAAGAGGGGTTTCTAGTAAATTCAGACTCACTGTCGTTGCCACAAGGAACAAAGGAAAAAACAAAGCTTTCCCAAGCCTATCGAAATCAGGGTTACGTAAAGAAAGGACACCTAACATCAAAACAAAACCCGCAAATAAAAAGGAAGATTTCCCAAAAAGATAAAGAAGAGTAAAAGCGATGTAATGCCCAAGCCTCCCAAACCAATTGAGAAGCGACCCATCCTCTCCTTCCTGAAAAGAAAAGAGAGAGAGAAGTAAAAACACACCGGAAAATACTAATAGATAGGGAAGGAAGTCTTTACGTGGCAAAGTCCATTCCCATACGGATTTTTTAGGGTCCATAGGGGAAATATCGGTCGGTTTTGAGACATAGATAGAAAAAAAATGGAAGCCGAATTACCGTTTTTTAAGGCAGAATTCTATCCCTTAAAGTTCGTAAAATTGGCATCAAAATTAAAATTCGCATTCCGGATAGCCGCCATCACCTCTTGTAAATCGTCCTTTTTTTTACCCACAACCCGGACTGATTCGCCCTGGATGGTGGCCTGGACTTTCAATTTTTGGTCTTTGATGAGGGTGGTGATTTGTCTCGTTTGTTCTTTGTCCAAGCCATTTTGGATCTTTACTTTTTGGCGAACTGTTTGGCCGGTCGCCGACTCCACTTTGGACTCAAAATCAAAGGCTTTGAGGCTAATTCCCCTTTTGGCCATTTTGGTCGTGAGGACATCGATCACTTGTTTCAATTTGATTTCATTTTCCGAGGTCAAAACCAAGGTATCTTCGGTAAGTTTGATCTCTGAATTGGAACCTTTAAAATCAAACCTGGTTTGGATTTCGGTCATGGCTTGGGCCACGGCATTTTGTAATTCCGGTCTTTCGATTTTTGATACAATGTCAAATGATGGATCTTGTGCCATACATTCCTCCTAACTCTTTCCTATTATCCTAAACTCTTTTTCGCAAGGCCCAACGCAAATTCCAAAGCGGCACTTAGGTTTTCTGGTTTTTTACCGCCACCTTGCGCCATATCCGGTCTTCCCCCACCTTTCCCATCTAACAGAACCAAGGTTTCTTTTAAAAGGTCTCCACAGTGGATTCCCCTCTCATTCAATACCTTATTGCACATAAAAACAAGTGAGCTAGAATCTCCATCGACGGATCCAAAGAGACAAAGGACTTCTGGTTCTTTGGATTTGAGGCTATCGGCTAGATCTTTAAGAGACTTGGCATCCACGGAAGTAAACACTTCTATTACTACTTTTCCTTTGGGTAAAGAAACTGCCTTTTTTAAAAGTCCATCCACAAGTTCTGGATTCATTTGGAAACTTAATTGCTCTTTTTTCTTTTTGGCTTTGAAAAGAGCACTGGATTTTTCTTCCAGTTCTCTTTCTAAACTGATCCGTAACTTCCGTAAATTTTCAACAGTCGCATTCCCTTCTTTGGAAAATAAATTTTGTAGGTCTTCGGGAGCAGGAACAACACTTGTGATTCCAAACTCTTTCAGATCACCAAATGTTTCTTTGGCGGATAAATTATGTGTTTCTACTTTCGCTGCCAAAGTTTGGAACTGCGATAAAAAGTATTCAATGACCGTATCTCCGCAAATGGCTTCCACCCTTCTGTTTCCCGCACCTGGACTTCCTTCTTTAATGATGGCAAAGTAACCAATTTCTTTTGTGTTCGTTACATGAGTTCCCCCACAAAATTCTTTGGATTTATCACCCATCGAAATTACACGAACTGATTTTCCATACTTCTCATCAAACATTGACAAAGCACCTGACTGTTTTGCGGCATCAATGTCTAAAACTTCTGTTTTCACTGGAATTTTAGAATTTACTGCATCGTTCACATCTTTTTCGATAGAGACAATTTCTTCTGGAGAAAGTGCTTTGGGATGAGAAAAATCAAATCGTAAATAATCGGAAGAAACAATGGAACCTTTTTGAGCTACATGGTTTCCGAGAATCCGACGAAGGGCCCCGTTTAACAAGTGTGTACCAGAGTGATGGTTTGCGAGATTTTGTCGCCTTTCTGTATCAATCTCTGCTTCAATGGTTTCGCCGACCGAGACTTTTCCTTTTAGTATCAAACCGAGATGGAGGAAGGTTTCGTTTTCTTTTTGTGTGTCCTGGACTTGAAACTGGAATCCTTCTTTTTTTAAGTAACCCCAGTCTCCTACTTGCCCACCACCCTCTGCATAAAACGGTGTTTTGTCCAAAACTACAACTGCCTCTTCTCCTTGTTTGGCAGAAGTCACAGACTTACCATCCACAAAAAGATACAAAACTTTTGCTTGGGCCTTTGCAGAAGTGTATCCTAAAAATTCTGTTTTGAGTTCGGGACTTGCTGTAAGACCAGTGAGATACTGAACTTTTTTTCCTTTCCAACTAGCGCGGGAAAGATCTCGGTCTTTTTCGAGTTCCTCTTCAAATCCTTTGTCATCGAAACCAAAACCTCGATCTTCCACAAGTTCCTTAGTCATCTCACGGGGAAATCCGTAAGTGGAATACAATCGAAAACCTTCTTTTCCCGTAACAACCGTTTGGTTGTTTGATTTCAAATGATCTAAAAGGGATTCTAATTCTTCGAGTCCCACTTCCAAAGTATGGAGAAAGAGTTCTTCTTCTTTTTTTAAAATAGATTCAATGTCTTTTGCTTTGTCTTTTAGTTCCGGGTAACGAACCGAATATAAATCGCGAAGTGTCGCAATCAGTTTGTATAAAAACGGTTCATGGATTCCTAGTTTTCTGGCAAATAATGACGCTCTTCTGATAAGCCTACGGATCACATACCCACGCCCCGTACGATCAGGATAAATCCCATCCCCTAACGAAAAGAATACGGAACGAGAATGGTCCGTAATCACTCGAAAGGATTGTTTCGTGGATTCATCGTAAGTTTTGCCTGAAAGTGTCTCGATTTTACGGATGATGGATTTTAGTTCATCTGTATCGTACACGGAGTCCACTTCTTGCAAAAGCATGGCCACTCGTTCGAGTCCGGACCCGGTATCAATTC
Above is a window of Leptospira wolbachii serovar Codice str. CDC DNA encoding:
- a CDS encoding YajQ family cyclic di-GMP-binding protein produces the protein MAQDPSFDIVSKIERPELQNAVAQAMTEIQTRFDFKGSNSEIKLTEDTLVLTSENEIKLKQVIDVLTTKMAKRGISLKAFDFESKVESATGQTVRQKVKIQNGLDKEQTRQITTLIKDQKLKVQATIQGESVRVVGKKKDDLQEVMAAIRNANFNFDANFTNFKG
- the alaS gene encoding alanine--tRNA ligase, which codes for MMSKTVREIALLYTNYFKEKDHTIVPSSSLIPKGDPTLLFTTAGMVQFKPLFTGAVELPYTRAASVQKCVRTTDLEVVGKTERHCTFFEMLGNFSFGDYFKKEAIEYALDFSLNHLHIPKEKIWVTIYLDDDEAKKIWMEAGIPEERIVRLGKKDNFWGPAGDSGACGPCSELYLDRGPEKGGPNCGNNPNCKPGCDCDRYLEYWNLVFNQFNQTVSGELLPLKQTGIDTGSGLERVAMLLQEVDSVYDTDELKSIIRKIETLSGKTYDESTKQSFRVITDHSRSVFFSLGDGIYPDRTGRGYVIRRLIRRASLFARKLGIHEPFLYKLIATLRDLYSVRYPELKDKAKDIESILKKEEELFLHTLEVGLEELESLLDHLKSNNQTVVTGKEGFRLYSTYGFPREMTKELVEDRGFGFDDKGFEEELEKDRDLSRASWKGKKVQYLTGLTASPELKTEFLGYTSAKAQAKVLYLFVDGKSVTSAKQGEEAVVVLDKTPFYAEGGGQVGDWGYLKKEGFQFQVQDTQKENETFLHLGLILKGKVSVGETIEAEIDTERRQNLANHHSGTHLLNGALRRILGNHVAQKGSIVSSDYLRFDFSHPKALSPEEIVSIEKDVNDAVNSKIPVKTEVLDIDAAKQSGALSMFDEKYGKSVRVISMGDKSKEFCGGTHVTNTKEIGYFAIIKEGSPGAGNRRVEAICGDTVIEYFLSQFQTLAAKVETHNLSAKETFGDLKEFGITSVVPAPEDLQNLFSKEGNATVENLRKLRISLERELEEKSSALFKAKKKKEQLSFQMNPELVDGLLKKAVSLPKGKVVIEVFTSVDAKSLKDLADSLKSKEPEVLCLFGSVDGDSSSLVFMCNKVLNERGIHCGDLLKETLVLLDGKGGGRPDMAQGGGKKPENLSAALEFALGLAKKSLG